The sequence below is a genomic window from Draconibacterium halophilum.
AGCAATTGGGTCGATTCCTTCTTCAATTAACTGGAAATTCAAGATATCCATCATTTCAAGAAAAGAAGACCCGGTTGAGATATTTTCGATTGTATAGGTTTCGAATTTACCTTTTGATTTGGCATTATTTTGACGCCAAACTTTTATTTTGAGTTTTTTAAGAATCTTATCAGCCATAATCTTACAGATTTATGATTTATACTTATTCGATTGATTATTTGTAAGAACGCTGCGTAAGCTTCACATTCTCAAACACCAAATCTTCTTTATGCATTACCGGCTCTTCACCTTCTCCTTTGTGCTCCCAGCATGAAACATACGTAAATTTTTCGTCGTTACGTTTTGCTTCACCTTCTTCGGTAGCCGACTCTTCACGGAAGTGCCCACCACACGATTCGTTTCTGTCGAGTGCATCGCGAGCCATCAACTCACCAATATCGAAGAAATCGGCAACACGTCCGGCTTTCTCCAACTCCGGATTAAGGTTATCCAATTCGCCGGGAATACGAACGTCTTTCCAGAATTCTGCGCGAATTTCCTTAATCATCTCGATGGCTTTTTCCAAACCTTCAGCATTACGGGCCATACCAACATAATCCCACATTACTTGTCCCAGTTTTTTGTGGAAATAGTCAACCGGTTTCGAACCTTTTATATTGTAAAGTTTCTCTATACGATCTGTTACTTCTTTTTCAACCGCAGCAAATTCAGGAGCATTTGTGTCGGCTTTTGGCGTCATAATTTCATCGGCCAGGTAATCACCAATTGTGTAAGGCAAAATGAAATATCCATCAGCTAATCCCTGCATCAATGCCGATGCTCCCAAACGGTTAGCACCATGATCGGAAAAGTTAGCTTCACCAATAGAATACAAACCGGGTACTGATGTCATCAGGTTGTAATCAACCCAGGTACCACCCATTGAGTAGTGAATAGCCGGGTAGATCATCATTGGCTCTTTATACGGATCGGTGTCGGTAATTTTTTCGTACATCTGGAAAAGGTTTCCATAACGCTGCTCAATAACATTTTTACCTAAACGATCGATCGAATATTTAAAATCAAGGAATACTGCTTTACCTTCACCATTTACACCAAAACCTTCGTCGCAACGTTCTTTTGCAGCACGCGACGCAACGTCACGAGGTACAAGGTTACCATACGAAGGATATCTTCTTTCCAGGTAAAAATCGCGGTCTTCATCAGGAATATCGTTCGGACCAATTTCTCCTTTTTGCAATTTTACTGCATCTTCTTTTTTCTTCGGAACCCAAACACGGCCATCGTTACGCAACGATTCCGACATCAGGGTCAGTTTCGACTGCTGGTCGCCATGAACAGGAATACACGTTGGGTGAATTTGTACAAAACAAGGGTTCGACATGTAGGCACCACGTTTGTAACACTGCCAAGCCGCCGATCCGTTACTGCCCATTGCATTAGTCGACAGGAAGAATACGTTTCCGTAACCTCCGCTTGCCACAACTACTGCATGTGCCCCAAAACGTTTTATATCGCCACTAACCATATCGCGGGCAATAATACCACGGGCTTTCCCTTCGATTTTTACCACATCCAACATCTCGTGTCGGTTGTACATTTCTACATTACCTTTTGCAATCTGACGGTTTAATGCCTGGTAAGCACCAATTAACAACTGCTGACCGGTTTGCCCACGTGCGTAGAACGTACGGCTAACCAACACACCACCAAACGAACGGTTGTCTAACAAACCTCCGTATTCGCGGCCAAATGGTACACCTTGTGCCACACACTGGTCGATAATATTTGGTGAAACCTCCGCTAAACGGTAAACGTTAGCTTCGCGTGCACGGTAGTCGCCACCTTTAATTGTATCGTAAAACAACCGGAAAACCGAGTCGTTATCGTTCTGATAATTTTTTGCAGCATTAATACCACCCTGTGCAGCAATGGAGTGCGCACGACGCGGGCTGTCCTGGTAACAAAATGCTTTAACTTTATATCCTAATTCTGCCAATGAAGCAGCTGCAGAGGCACCACCTAAACCGGTTCCAACCACAATTATTTCTAATTTACGCTTGTTGGCAGGGCTAACCACTTTAATAGCCGACTTGTGATTATTCCACTTTTCAGCTAATGGTCCTTCTGGAATCTTACTATCTAATATGCTCATAATTCTTTCCTTTCTTAGTTATACATTCCTAACATAAAATAAAGTGGAATAACGGCGAAACCCACAGCAACAAGAATTGCGTAAATCTGACCAATCGCTTTCCAGCGTTTTAGCCAGTACTTGTTGTTCAAACCTAAGGTCTGAAAAGCCGACCAGAAACCATGCGACAAGTGAATTCCAAGTAAAATACCACCAAGAATGTAAAAAATACCCAGGGCAGTGCTATTAATGAAAGCCGTAGAAACCAAAGCGTACGCATTGTGCATGTGTTCACCATTGATAACAACCTCATCAAGTAGCGGATCACCGGTAAACTTCATCTTAATAAAAAAGTTAATGATGTGGATGATAAGGAAAACCAATACCAGTCCGCCTAAAACCAACATGTTACGTGATGCCCACGAGCTTGCTCCGCTCATGTTCTTTTTGGCATACTTAACCGGGCGTGCTTTCCAGTTTTGATATTCAAGAAAGAATGACCAAACAATGTGAATGATAAAACCCAATCCAAGGATTGGTTCCATAATCTTAATCAGAGGGTTAGTAGCCATAAAGTGAGCTCCCTGATTAAACAAATCACCGCTGTTGTCAAAGATCAGTAATAAGTTGATGCCCAAGTGGACTGCAATAAATACTACCAGGAATAATCCCGACAGACTCATTACAAATTTTCTTCCAATTGAGGCTGTTAAAAATCTGCTCATAATCTATTATTTATTTTTGGTTGATTCCGAATTTTGCGTTAAGCGCCACAAATGTAGACGAACGCAAATATTCCTGCAAAAAAGGCGTTCCAAATTAGCTAATTTATAACGATTCTACAACTGATTTAATTTTGGCTTTAGATTGAATAAATTTCCGCACAGTTTTAAGGGTGCTAAAAGTGCTGTTCCCCCTGCTTATTTAACGGATAGCGCGTAACTATCTTGCACCGCAAATACTGGTGATTCATTTTTGCTTAGCATTTCATAATGCTACAAACTATTATTTTGGTAATACAACTACCAAGATGAAACTTTTTTAAGGCTATCATCAAGACCATACAGCTACCGGATCGTGGAAAGAATAAATCATAACCGAATTTAACAGAATGGAAAAAGAGTTCTGTTATTGACTTGGTAACGTCCTCTCATATATCTATATTTAATTCCAATTATCAAAACAAAGTATGAAAGCACTGGTGTTGGAAAATTACAATGAATTGGTTTATAAAGATGTTGCTGATCCTGTTCCGGCAAAAAATGAAGTACTCGTGAAGGTAAAAGCCTGCGGAATTTGCGGCTCGGATGTGCATGGAATGGACGGAAGTACAGGAAGGAGAAAACCACCGCTTATTATGGGGCACGAGGCATCGGGTATTATTACATCTCTTGGCAGCGAAGTTTCGGGGTGGAATATTGGCGACAGGGTAACATTCGACTCCACGATATATCCGTTAAACGATTGGTTTACTTTGAATGGCCATTACAATTTAAGCGAAAACAGGCGAGTGCTTGGCGTGTCGCCCGGTAATTATAAAAAGAATGGTGCTTTTGCCGAATATGTAACAGTGCCCGAGCATATTTTATACAAACTGCCTGATAACGTTACGTTTGAACAGGCTGCGATGGTTGAACCCGCTGCCGTTGCGCTTCATGCCATTAACCAATCGGGATTCCAATTGGGCGAAAGTGCTGCAGTAATAGGTACCGGAATGATCGGCTTGTTCCTTGTACAACTCTTATCGCTTTCCAATGCCTCGCCACTTTTTGCTATTGATATTGAAAGTTCAAAGCTTGAAATGGCAAAAGAATTTGGTGCTGAAATTGGCTTGAATCCTAACAAAAATGATCTGCTAAAAGAAGTTTTAGCCCGAACAAATAAGCGCGGCATCAACCATGTTTTTGAGGCTGTCGGCACTGAGTCCACAGTTAATAACGCTATTGAAATCGTGAGAAAGGGTGGGAAAGTAGTGCTGGTCGGGAACCTTTCTGCGGATATTCGTTTTCCGCTGCAAAGTGTAGTTACCCGCGAAATAAAAGTATTGGGGAGTTGCGCCATCAGGGGAGAATATGAAAAAGTGCTTCAACTCATCAATTCCGGTAAAATTAAGGTGAATGATATGATCTCGGCCGTAGCACCTCTTTCAGCCGGTGCCGATTGGTTCAGGCGATTGTATAACAAAGAACCCGGTTTGAAAAAAGTTATTCTTGTTCCATAATGCTATCTCTCTGATCTCGAAAATGCCAAAATCAACAAAAACCATAAAACCTGAATTATCTTGAAAAAAAATCTGTTCAATATTGCCATTCTTGGTTGCGGCAAGGTAGCTCATCTTCATGCCAAAGCCATCCGAAATATACCCAATGCTCAATTGTCAGGGGTTTGGAGCAGGACTAATGAAACAGCCAAAAGCTTCGCCTCAGAATACAACGTGGAAGCCTTTACCGATATTTCAAAACTGGTTTCCGAAAAGGAAATCGATCTGGTCATTGTCTGCACGCCTCATCCTTTTCACTTGGGGCCAACCCTGGAAGCTGCCAGAGCCGGAGCAAATGTGTTGGTTGAAAAACCGCTGGCATCAACGCTTAATGATTCTGACGAAATGATACGCATTTGTAAAATGCAAGGTGTAAAACTAGGAGTTATCAGTCAGCGGCGTTGGTACGAACCCGTAAAAAGAATAAAAACTGCAATAGACGAAGGTAAAATCGGAAAGCCTGTTTTTGGAACCGTAAATATACTTGGCTGGCGCGACAAAGCGTATTATGACACAGATGCCTGGCGGGGAACCTGGAAAATGGAAGGCGGCGGTGTTTTGGTCAATCAGGCTCCGCATCAACTGGACATTCTATTGTGGTATATGGGCGAAATTGAAGAAGTTTACGGCATTTGGAAAAACCTGAATCATCCCTATATAGAAGTGGAAGATACGGCAGTGGCGATTATAAAATTCAAAAATGGTGGCATTGGTAACATCATCGTAAGCAATTCAACTAAGCCCGGAATTTACGGAAAAGTGCATGTACATGGCGAAAATGGAGCTTCGGTGGGGGTTCAAACCGATGGCGGAGCCATGTTTATAGCCGGAATGTCGGGAATTCTTGAGCCTCCTGTAAACGACATTTGGACGGTTCCCGGCGAAGAGCAATACCTCGATCAATGGGAAAAAGAAGACGCTGCATTTTTTCAATCGCATGATCCAATGGTTTACTACATGCAAAAACAGATTGAAGATTTTTTGGCGGCTTTAAGCAATAATACCGATCCGTTGGTAAGCGGCGAAGAAGGACGAAAAACAGTTGAGTTGTATACGGCCATTTATCGTTCAACGCGCGACAACCAGCCGGTGAAATTTCCACTTCAACCTGAAACAGGGCGAAATAATATGGATGGCAGACTGGTATAACTGATTTTACGCAAACTAAACCTAAAAACTATGTCAACATTATTTATTTTTTTCCTGGTTACTTCGGCAGTTGGGCTTCTGCTATTTATGGTACTCAAATTAAAAATCAGTGCTTTTATTTCATTACTAATCATTTCTATTTACGTTGGAATCCTGACCGGAATGCCACTGACAAATATCCTTCAAAGTATTCAGGACGGAATGGGAAGCACTCTGGGTTTTGTAGCTACGGTGGTTGGACTGGGAGCCATCTTCGGACAAATGCTTGAAAGTTCAGGAGGTGCCCTTTCGCTGGCCCATTCTTTAGTGAAAAAGTTCGGAAAAGAAAAGGCATCCTGGGCGATGGTGATCACTGGATTTATTGTCGCTATCCCCGTCTTTCTCGATGTTGGTTTTATAATTTTGGTGCCTATAATTTATGCCTTATCTAAAGATACCCAAAAGTCGCTGCTTTATTACGGCATCCCGCTCTTAGCCGGACTTGCTGTTACCCACAGTTTTATACCACCAACACCCGGCCCGGTTGCTGTCGCTGATATTTTGAATGCACAGTTGGGCTGGGTAATATTTTTTGGTATTATCCTTGGGTTTCCAACGGCCGTAATTGCGGGCCCTTTATGGGGGAAATACATTTCAAAGAAAATACATATTTTACCTCCCACCGAGTTTTTTAATTCTTCCGAAGAAGAAAAAGAAGACAAAAACCTTCCTTCGTTTCGCACTGTGGCGCTGATTATTTCAATACCGTTGGTATTAATTTTACTGAATACTTTATCGTCTCTTCTTGTTGAAAAAGGAGTACTGGAGAAATCAATGCTGACAGATGGTGTTGAATTTATCGGGCATCCTTTTTCAGCACTGATAATTGCTACCTTAATTGCTACTTATGTGTTGTGTGCGAAGCGGGGAATGTCGAAACAGACCATTCTCGACCTGAGCACCAAGGCACTTGGACCGGCGGGTATTATCATTTTAATAACCGGAGCAGGAGGCGTGCTCAAACAAATATTAGTTGATTCGGGGATTGGGAAAATGATGGCTGAATCGATGGCCAATTCAGCAATGCCACCTATTGTTTTGGCGTGGTTACTCTCCGCCGTTGTACGTGTTACGCAAGGCTCGGCAACCGTTGCCATGATTACTGCTGCGGGAATAATTGCCCCTATTCTTAGCGAATTTCAGTTAAACGATCCGCATCGTGCTTTGGTCGTTTTAGCCATTGCTTCTGGTGCCACACTTTTATCGCATGTAAACGACAGTGGATTTTGGTTGGTTGGTAAATATTTTGGTATGAACGAAAAACAAACGCTGCAATCCTGGACAGTTATGGAATCGATAATTGCGGTTTGCGGATTGGCATTTACCATGTTGGCCAGTTTGTTTTTTTAATTCTTTAAATCTATATCCTTTTGTCTATCGACATTTTCCCTTAAAAGGGAAAACAGCAATATGAATGGCTGGCAGAGTCCCCAAACAGCAGGCTCCCTTGAAAAGGGGAGCTCCCGACAGGGTTAGGGGTAAAGAAGTTCCTTTCCCAATTTCGTGACCGCTAATTCCATACACCAGCCAAAAGTCGCCTTCGGGGATTTAGGGGTCAGAAGAATAATCAAAAATTACTATTATTGCACCACAAATCGCTTTGCGCCCGGCGCTTTGCTCCATGCTGTTATTATGACTTTTAAATTCAAACATTTCACAGAACTCTCAACTTCCGAACTTTACGACATCTTACAACTTCGGGCAGAAATTTTTGTGGTTGAGCAAGACTGCGTTTACAACGATTTGGATGGGCTGGATAAAGATGCCGTTCACCAGTTCCTGGAAAAAGATGGAGAAATTGTGGCCTACTCGCGTTTACTAAAACCAGGCACACGTTTTAACCATTACTCTATTGGCCGCGTTGTGGTTAAAGAAACCAAACGCGGAACAGGGCTGGGAATCCGGATGATGGAAGAAGCCAAAACCTACATTCTAAATAACTGGAAACCTGGAAAAATAAAAATAAGTGCCCAAAAATACCTACGTAAATTTTACGAAGACCTGGGATTTAAAGTTGTTACCGATGAATACCTTGAAGATGGCATCCCACATTACGGAATGTTATTTGAGAACAAAGCCGATTAATTGATGCGAAAAATTGTAATTCTATTATTTCTTTTTCTGGGCAGTCAGGGTTTTGCCTCCCCGCAGGATAGCCTTGTTGAAAGCATTTTTAACGAAATGTACAACCAGCATTATTCCAAAGCAGAAGAAATGCTTCGCACCAAAAAAAACGATATCGACTCTGTTCTTTTCGCCGTTTTTTCGGTTGACATGAGTTACTGGAAAAATGTTACCGGCACCGACACTCCGGATTATCCAGCCTTTGAAAATGATTTGCAACTGCTTTCGCCAACTAATCCCACATCATCAACTCAACAGGCGATTCGGCTGGTTACTTTGTCGTATCAATTGCGATACGAACTCAAACGTTTTAAGCTCATTAAAGCTATTTCGACCCGGCAGGAAACAAAAGCGCTCTTCACTTCGCTAAACACTAACGAAGCATTACCGCCCGAACAGCAGGAACTGTACGAGTTGTATTCCGCTTTATTTCAATATTTCGACAATTATTTAAAGCCGTTTTTTGTTTCGGACAAAACAGAAAACTGCAGCAAAGCATTAAAAACCATGACCGGTTTGTACCAGTCGGAAAGCCGGATTACAAAAACGCTGGTTGCCTATTTCCTGGGGAAAACATGGCTGAAATACGAGAACGATCCGTCAAATGCGGTCGGTTATTTTCAATGGCTGACCAAAAACTTCCCTGGAAATATTAAGTTTAAAGAGCTGCTGGATGAATGCAATAAGCAGTTGAATTAGGTTTTCAAACATTTTGCGCAATTTTCTGTTTCTCACGCAAGTTTTGATCAAAGAAACTTTTTACTTTACACAAAATTTTTGAGATGATTCAACGGGTATTTTTTTCAATTTTTTTGGTGTGCTTTAGCCTGTCGACCTGGGCAAATAATGCAAACAACGACAGCATTGCCAATCGGATATTCACCTTAATTTATCAGCAAAACCTTACCGAAGCTGAAAAGACCTATACAAACGGCAAGGACGAGCTGAGCGAATTTTACCGTACTTTTTTGAACCTCGATCTGCACTGGTGGAAATACCGCACCACCTATTCAAAAGAAAACTCGGAACAGCTTGATGAACTGATAGACGCATCATTATTGCCCGAAACCGATACTTACGAGAAAAAGATGCTACAGATTATTGTTCGCTCCTACCAGCTGCGCTACGAAAAGAAGAAATTCAACATATTCGGAATGCTTTCGGCACGATCAGACATCAGAGACCTGATTGCAGCTATAGAAAAGGAAGACCCGCCTTTTACCGGTGATGAACAGAAGCTTTTCGAAAGTTATGTGATCATGTATCAATACATCGAGAACATTAACTTTTTTGCCAACGCAAAAAAATCGGAAGCCCGCGAAAAAAAACTGAAGCGAATGGAAAAATTTGCTTCCGAAAATAATGTGATCTTAAATACAGTGGCTGATTTTTTCCTGGCGCGTATGTACCAGAAAATTGAGGACAAACCCGAAGTTGGACTGCAGTATTTTAAAATTCTCACAAATAAATACCCTACCAACAAAACCTTTGCTGAATACCAGACAGAGTGCGAAGAAAAAATTTAAGGAAAAAGCTCGTGCTGTGCATAATCGCGATGAAAAGTACGCTGTCTGCAGCGCGGACAAATTGCCCTTTTTAAACGATGAATATTTGTAAGTTTCAGTCGGG
It includes:
- a CDS encoding fumarate reductase/succinate dehydrogenase flavoprotein subunit; protein product: MSILDSKIPEGPLAEKWNNHKSAIKVVSPANKRKLEIIVVGTGLGGASAAASLAELGYKVKAFCYQDSPRRAHSIAAQGGINAAKNYQNDNDSVFRLFYDTIKGGDYRAREANVYRLAEVSPNIIDQCVAQGVPFGREYGGLLDNRSFGGVLVSRTFYARGQTGQQLLIGAYQALNRQIAKGNVEMYNRHEMLDVVKIEGKARGIIARDMVSGDIKRFGAHAVVVASGGYGNVFFLSTNAMGSNGSAAWQCYKRGAYMSNPCFVQIHPTCIPVHGDQQSKLTLMSESLRNDGRVWVPKKKEDAVKLQKGEIGPNDIPDEDRDFYLERRYPSYGNLVPRDVASRAAKERCDEGFGVNGEGKAVFLDFKYSIDRLGKNVIEQRYGNLFQMYEKITDTDPYKEPMMIYPAIHYSMGGTWVDYNLMTSVPGLYSIGEANFSDHGANRLGASALMQGLADGYFILPYTIGDYLADEIMTPKADTNAPEFAAVEKEVTDRIEKLYNIKGSKPVDYFHKKLGQVMWDYVGMARNAEGLEKAIEMIKEIRAEFWKDVRIPGELDNLNPELEKAGRVADFFDIGELMARDALDRNESCGGHFREESATEEGEAKRNDEKFTYVSCWEHKGEGEEPVMHKEDLVFENVKLTQRSYK
- a CDS encoding succinate dehydrogenase cytochrome b subunit; protein product: MSRFLTASIGRKFVMSLSGLFLVVFIAVHLGINLLLIFDNSGDLFNQGAHFMATNPLIKIMEPILGLGFIIHIVWSFFLEYQNWKARPVKYAKKNMSGASSWASRNMLVLGGLVLVFLIIHIINFFIKMKFTGDPLLDEVVINGEHMHNAYALVSTAFINSTALGIFYILGGILLGIHLSHGFWSAFQTLGLNNKYWLKRWKAIGQIYAILVAVGFAVIPLYFMLGMYN
- a CDS encoding galactitol-1-phosphate 5-dehydrogenase, translating into MKALVLENYNELVYKDVADPVPAKNEVLVKVKACGICGSDVHGMDGSTGRRKPPLIMGHEASGIITSLGSEVSGWNIGDRVTFDSTIYPLNDWFTLNGHYNLSENRRVLGVSPGNYKKNGAFAEYVTVPEHILYKLPDNVTFEQAAMVEPAAVALHAINQSGFQLGESAAVIGTGMIGLFLVQLLSLSNASPLFAIDIESSKLEMAKEFGAEIGLNPNKNDLLKEVLARTNKRGINHVFEAVGTESTVNNAIEIVRKGGKVVLVGNLSADIRFPLQSVVTREIKVLGSCAIRGEYEKVLQLINSGKIKVNDMISAVAPLSAGADWFRRLYNKEPGLKKVILVP
- a CDS encoding Gfo/Idh/MocA family protein → MKKNLFNIAILGCGKVAHLHAKAIRNIPNAQLSGVWSRTNETAKSFASEYNVEAFTDISKLVSEKEIDLVIVCTPHPFHLGPTLEAARAGANVLVEKPLASTLNDSDEMIRICKMQGVKLGVISQRRWYEPVKRIKTAIDEGKIGKPVFGTVNILGWRDKAYYDTDAWRGTWKMEGGGVLVNQAPHQLDILLWYMGEIEEVYGIWKNLNHPYIEVEDTAVAIIKFKNGGIGNIIVSNSTKPGIYGKVHVHGENGASVGVQTDGGAMFIAGMSGILEPPVNDIWTVPGEEQYLDQWEKEDAAFFQSHDPMVYYMQKQIEDFLAALSNNTDPLVSGEEGRKTVELYTAIYRSTRDNQPVKFPLQPETGRNNMDGRLV
- a CDS encoding GntP family permease, giving the protein MSTLFIFFLVTSAVGLLLFMVLKLKISAFISLLIISIYVGILTGMPLTNILQSIQDGMGSTLGFVATVVGLGAIFGQMLESSGGALSLAHSLVKKFGKEKASWAMVITGFIVAIPVFLDVGFIILVPIIYALSKDTQKSLLYYGIPLLAGLAVTHSFIPPTPGPVAVADILNAQLGWVIFFGIILGFPTAVIAGPLWGKYISKKIHILPPTEFFNSSEEEKEDKNLPSFRTVALIISIPLVLILLNTLSSLLVEKGVLEKSMLTDGVEFIGHPFSALIIATLIATYVLCAKRGMSKQTILDLSTKALGPAGIIILITGAGGVLKQILVDSGIGKMMAESMANSAMPPIVLAWLLSAVVRVTQGSATVAMITAAGIIAPILSEFQLNDPHRALVVLAIASGATLLSHVNDSGFWLVGKYFGMNEKQTLQSWTVMESIIAVCGLAFTMLASLFF
- a CDS encoding GNAT family N-acetyltransferase codes for the protein MTFKFKHFTELSTSELYDILQLRAEIFVVEQDCVYNDLDGLDKDAVHQFLEKDGEIVAYSRLLKPGTRFNHYSIGRVVVKETKRGTGLGIRMMEEAKTYILNNWKPGKIKISAQKYLRKFYEDLGFKVVTDEYLEDGIPHYGMLFENKAD